From one Pedosphaera parvula Ellin514 genomic stretch:
- a CDS encoding helix-turn-helix domain-containing protein, which yields MTTPDRSTAAAFPQYLAGEVVADSVALQWPGLYARRWRLPRVVDHFLVPATPEPHISCNLRGMAEFRERDVGGTWITRQIHGGDLFVTRSRTPYEVDFRSPPGEELDNLSIHIAVEPFLGALEARYPGKADHVQVVDYFGRDEILWPICLTCAELLAARVPGKSPLIAALTQLFAAHLVEKYTDAAAKTLAYRGGLPIRQLRKVEDYVTGHLAEAISIEQLAELVELSSSHFAHVFKESTGMTPLQFVTRQRVTRAQQLIRETSRSLIDIGLEVGYTSPSHFAQVFRRVVGVTPNQFRSSL from the coding sequence ATGACCACCCCTGATCGCAGTACGGCCGCCGCCTTTCCACAATATCTCGCAGGCGAAGTGGTGGCAGATAGCGTGGCGCTCCAATGGCCAGGACTTTATGCCCGGCGCTGGCGGCTTCCACGCGTGGTGGATCATTTTCTCGTGCCCGCCACTCCAGAACCTCACATTTCCTGCAATCTTCGAGGTATGGCGGAATTCCGTGAACGGGACGTGGGTGGGACATGGATCACGCGACAGATCCACGGAGGCGACCTGTTTGTCACACGCTCGCGCACACCATACGAAGTAGACTTCCGGTCTCCGCCCGGCGAGGAACTCGATAACCTTTCCATCCACATCGCCGTTGAGCCGTTTTTGGGCGCGCTTGAGGCGCGTTATCCAGGAAAGGCAGACCACGTGCAGGTCGTTGATTATTTTGGACGCGACGAAATCCTTTGGCCCATCTGCCTCACCTGCGCCGAGCTTCTCGCCGCACGCGTGCCCGGCAAATCGCCCCTGATCGCAGCGCTCACTCAACTCTTCGCCGCGCATCTGGTTGAAAAATACACCGATGCCGCCGCCAAAACGCTAGCCTATCGCGGCGGCCTCCCCATTCGCCAACTTCGCAAGGTCGAGGATTACGTCACCGGGCATCTCGCAGAGGCAATATCAATCGAACAACTCGCCGAACTGGTGGAACTGAGTTCCTCGCATTTTGCCCATGTTTTCAAGGAGTCCACGGGCATGACTCCGCTGCAGTTTGTAACCCGCCAACGTGTCACGCGCGCCCAGCAATTGATCCGCGAAACTTCACGCAGTCTCATCGACATTGGCCTCGAAGTGGGCTACACCAGCCCCAGCCATTTCGCGCAAGTCTTCCGACGCGTAGTAGGCGTCACTCCAAATCAATTCCGAAGCTCGCTTTAA
- a CDS encoding carboxymuconolactone decarboxylase family protein: MNSNENNPKDRSAHAFRKIAPALERYTETTLNEVWQRPDLSARDRSLVTVAVLIARNQPAALATYINGALDSGVKPAEISEVITHLAFYSGWGNAMAATNVANDVFEERGIGTDAIPSASGQLLPLDDAAESKRAAAVEQNIGPVSQGVVQYTSNPLFHDLWLRPALAPRDRSLITVSALIASGQVAQITFHLNRAMDNGLTKAQASEVLTHLLFYAGWPNVMSAVPVVKDVFESRKK, translated from the coding sequence ATGAACAGTAATGAGAATAATCCAAAGGACCGAAGCGCTCATGCCTTTCGCAAGATTGCGCCAGCGCTTGAGCGTTACACCGAAACAACACTTAACGAAGTCTGGCAGCGGCCTGATCTTTCTGCGCGCGACCGCAGTTTGGTTACAGTTGCAGTACTGATTGCACGCAACCAGCCAGCCGCGTTGGCCACTTACATCAATGGCGCACTTGATAGCGGAGTGAAGCCAGCAGAGATTTCTGAAGTGATAACACATCTCGCGTTCTATTCCGGGTGGGGGAATGCGATGGCAGCAACGAACGTGGCCAATGACGTTTTCGAGGAACGAGGGATTGGCACTGACGCGATTCCTTCCGCTTCAGGCCAGTTGTTGCCGCTCGACGATGCTGCCGAATCAAAGCGAGCAGCTGCAGTTGAACAAAACATAGGTCCCGTTTCACAGGGCGTGGTGCAATACACGAGCAATCCGCTGTTTCATGATTTGTGGCTGCGTCCTGCGCTTGCTCCCCGTGATCGCAGTTTAATCACTGTCAGTGCGTTAATTGCCAGCGGCCAAGTCGCGCAAATCACGTTTCACTTGAATCGTGCCATGGATAACGGCCTAACGAAAGCGCAAGCCTCAGAGGTATTAACCCACCTGCTCTTTTACGCCGGATGGCCAAACGTTATGTCCGCCGTGCCGGTAGTAAAAGATGTGTTCGAAAGCCGAAAAAAGTAA
- a CDS encoding aldo/keto reductase, with amino-acid sequence MPTRTLGKAKLEVSAIGLGCMGMSFSYGPPKDKKEMIALLRAAVDRGITFFDTAEVYGPLTNEELVGEALSPFRGRVVLATKFGWVPAREGEARWSRLNSRPEHIMKVVEGSLKRLRIDAIDLYYQHRVDPEVPIEDVAGAVKDLIQQGKVRHFGLSEASAQTIRRAHAVLPVAAVQSEYSLWFREPEKEVLPTLEELGIGFVPFSPLGKGFLGGKIDESTKFDSSDFRNTVPRFTRENRKANRAIVELLEKIAARKQATPAQIALAWLLSRKPWIVPIPGTTKLSRLEENIGALEVQISSDDMHEIEIAASRITFHGARYSPEHERLVNR; translated from the coding sequence ATCCCGACCCGCACATTGGGTAAAGCAAAATTGGAAGTGTCAGCCATCGGCCTTGGCTGCATGGGAATGAGTTTTTCGTATGGACCGCCCAAAGACAAGAAGGAGATGATCGCACTTCTTCGCGCCGCAGTTGATCGGGGGATTACCTTCTTCGATACCGCGGAAGTTTACGGCCCACTAACAAACGAGGAATTGGTCGGCGAAGCGCTCAGCCCATTCCGTGGCCGCGTGGTTCTCGCTACAAAATTTGGCTGGGTGCCTGCCCGTGAAGGTGAAGCGAGATGGAGTCGGCTGAACAGCAGGCCCGAACACATCATGAAAGTCGTCGAAGGTTCCCTCAAACGACTGCGCATAGACGCCATCGATCTGTATTATCAGCATCGCGTCGACCCCGAGGTCCCGATCGAGGATGTCGCAGGTGCTGTGAAGGATCTTATCCAACAAGGTAAGGTTAGGCACTTCGGCTTGTCCGAAGCATCGGCACAGACCATCCGCCGAGCTCATGCAGTCCTTCCGGTTGCCGCAGTGCAAAGCGAATATTCTCTTTGGTTTCGCGAACCGGAAAAAGAGGTGCTGCCCACATTGGAAGAACTTGGGATTGGTTTTGTGCCATTCAGCCCTTTGGGGAAAGGCTTTCTCGGCGGCAAAATTGACGAAAGCACAAAATTCGATAGCTCTGATTTCCGCAACACCGTTCCCCGTTTCACTCGCGAGAATCGAAAGGCGAACCGCGCAATAGTTGAACTGCTTGAGAAAATTGCCGCACGCAAGCAGGCTACTCCCGCTCAAATTGCTCTCGCCTGGCTGCTTTCTCGGAAGCCATGGATCGTTCCCATCCCCGGAACGACTAAGCTGAGCCGATTGGAGGAGAATATTGGAGCACTGGAGGTGCAAATTTCTTCCGATGATATGCACGAAATAGAAATCGCTGCGTCGCGGATCACATTCCATGGGGCTCGGTATTCGCCGGAGCACGAACGGTTAGTCAACCGATGA
- a CDS encoding glucose 1-dehydrogenase yields MMKNPLDFSGKVALVTGAAAGMGLATAQLFAEAGATVVLADFKEDAIKEVAEKLVAAGHKALAMRCDVSDDAQVAALVDRTVSEFGRVDAAFNNAGVMARIAPTAESTREEWERVIGINLRGVWSCMKHELRQMERQGSGAIVNNASVGALTGNPGIGSYIASKHGVIGLTRTAALEYAKKGIRVNAVNPGLIDTQIGHDVFKGDENVYAEAARSVPLGRAGRPEEIASVVLWLCSPGASYVIGHGLTVDDGMTVV; encoded by the coding sequence ATGATGAAAAATCCATTGGACTTCAGCGGCAAGGTGGCGCTTGTCACCGGGGCCGCAGCCGGCATGGGGCTGGCGACGGCGCAACTATTTGCGGAAGCGGGAGCAACGGTCGTGCTGGCCGATTTCAAGGAGGACGCGATCAAGGAAGTAGCTGAGAAGCTGGTTGCCGCCGGTCACAAGGCGCTCGCCATGCGCTGTGATGTGAGTGACGATGCGCAAGTGGCCGCTTTGGTGGACCGGACCGTAAGCGAGTTCGGGAGAGTGGACGCAGCATTCAACAATGCCGGGGTAATGGCGCGCATCGCGCCAACCGCAGAGAGCACCCGGGAGGAGTGGGAGCGTGTTATCGGGATCAATCTGCGAGGTGTATGGAGTTGCATGAAGCACGAATTGCGGCAAATGGAACGTCAAGGCAGCGGAGCGATTGTGAACAATGCGTCAGTTGGCGCATTGACCGGCAACCCCGGTATTGGTTCTTACATCGCCTCGAAGCACGGTGTCATCGGCCTGACGCGGACCGCGGCGCTGGAATACGCAAAGAAAGGCATCCGCGTAAATGCTGTGAATCCCGGCCTCATTGATACTCAAATCGGCCACGATGTTTTTAAGGGGGACGAAAATGTTTATGCCGAAGCTGCAAGGAGCGTTCCGCTCGGGCGCGCTGGCAGGCCGGAGGAAATCGCGTCGGTGGTGTTATGGCTGTGCAGCCCGGGTGCGAGTT
- a CDS encoding IS1182 family transposase gives MMAHAIAPDYGQQFIFPPALEDWVPKDHPARFLREFVDQLDLSLLGFVMPSATEGRPPYAPSLLLKIWLYGYFHRIRSTRKLEAACREHLSLLWLTGLIQPDHNSLWRFWRDNQRALREIFKQTVQVAVRAGCVGLALQALDGTKIEACAAGPSSWSREYMEKLLSALDEALAHTELAIVQEERAQPGYRLPAGLAERQALREQIKGGLAQLAADGRAYYHPVEPEARRMKVDGKNRFAYNAQALADEKTGVIVACEATRQETDVEQLVPMIEQGRENVGIAALNTLTVADTGYGAGADLRAASEKGLNVLAPPMEGSSTADQPYATRYFHYDAKERTVTCPQGKKLDHEGHTTNKGQRVERYRCHWRDCPVRAQCTRDPKGRQLEVRPHTPQVQAMRERLQEPPARALWSQRGQIIERIFAQIKQHEGFRRWTVWGLAAVKTQWAMLCATLNLRVLYQTWRTKRGTRPVGAQMAARLMRQRKKWGFALTTATRHMAGRRSPLASSTFFARSNSNQACAS, from the coding sequence ATGATGGCTCACGCGATTGCTCCTGATTACGGACAGCAGTTTATTTTCCCTCCAGCCTTGGAAGACTGGGTGCCCAAGGATCATCCGGCCCGCTTCCTGCGCGAGTTTGTCGACCAGCTCGATTTGTCATTGCTGGGTTTCGTCATGCCTTCAGCCACCGAAGGCCGTCCGCCGTATGCGCCCAGTCTGCTGCTCAAGATCTGGCTCTATGGTTATTTTCACCGCATTCGCTCCACGCGCAAACTGGAGGCAGCCTGTCGGGAGCACTTGTCCCTGCTCTGGCTGACTGGGCTGATTCAACCTGATCACAACAGTCTCTGGCGTTTCTGGCGTGATAACCAAAGGGCATTGCGCGAGATTTTCAAGCAAACCGTGCAGGTGGCCGTGCGAGCTGGCTGCGTCGGTCTGGCGTTGCAGGCTTTGGACGGCACGAAAATCGAAGCCTGCGCCGCCGGCCCCAGCAGTTGGAGCCGCGAATATATGGAAAAACTTTTGAGCGCGCTGGACGAAGCCCTGGCCCATACCGAGCTGGCTATCGTGCAGGAGGAGCGGGCACAACCGGGCTATCGTCTGCCAGCTGGCCTGGCTGAGCGTCAGGCGTTGCGGGAACAAATCAAAGGCGGTCTGGCGCAACTGGCCGCCGACGGGCGCGCTTACTATCATCCCGTGGAGCCTGAGGCCCGGCGCATGAAGGTGGATGGCAAAAACCGCTTTGCCTATAACGCGCAAGCCCTGGCTGATGAGAAGACGGGCGTCATCGTGGCCTGTGAGGCCACCCGGCAGGAGACGGACGTGGAACAGTTGGTGCCGATGATTGAACAAGGACGTGAAAACGTTGGCATCGCCGCGTTGAACACCCTGACCGTGGCCGACACCGGCTACGGAGCAGGAGCCGATTTGCGGGCAGCGAGTGAAAAAGGTTTAAATGTGCTGGCTCCGCCCATGGAGGGCTCCTCCACGGCGGACCAACCCTACGCCACGCGTTACTTCCACTATGACGCCAAGGAGCGGACGGTCACCTGTCCCCAGGGCAAAAAACTGGATCACGAAGGACACACCACCAACAAAGGCCAGCGCGTTGAGCGTTATCGCTGCCACTGGCGCGATTGCCCGGTGCGGGCGCAGTGCACGCGTGACCCCAAGGGACGGCAACTGGAAGTGCGGCCCCACACGCCCCAGGTGCAGGCGATGCGAGAGCGTCTTCAAGAACCACCGGCCCGGGCACTCTGGAGCCAGCGGGGCCAGATCATTGAGCGCATTTTTGCCCAGATCAAACAACATGAGGGCTTCCGTCGGTGGACTGTGTGGGGACTGGCAGCAGTAAAAACCCAGTGGGCCATGCTGTGCGCAACCCTCAACCTGCGGGTGCTCTATCAAACCTGGCGGACAAAAAGGGGAACCCGGCCGGTGGGTGCACAAATGGCGGCTCGGCTGATGCGGCAACGCAAAAAGTGGGGCTTCGCACTCACAACCGCTACCCGGCATATGGCAGGACGAAGATCACCGTTAGCGTCTTCTACTTTCTTCGCCCGCTCCAACTCGAATCAAGCCTGTGCTAGCTAA
- a CDS encoding zinc-binding dehydrogenase — protein sequence MRATIMYCAGDVRVENVPDATIVNPTDALVRVTRACICGSDLWPYKDLAPTEKGRRMGHEAVGVVEAVGKQVQKVKKGDFVMMPFAFSDGECAFCHEGLQTSCVHGGFFGFSEGVGGAQAEAIRIPFADGTLFVLPVREDHALLASLLTLSDVMGTGHHAAVAARVAPGKKVAVVGDGAVGLCGVIAAKRLGAEQIILLGRHPTRIALAKEFGATDIVKERGDEAIEQVRKITGGFGAHSVLESVGTEQSMLTAVNIARPGGAIGRVGVPHYPKAPAWEPTFYKNITISGGPAPVRAYVQELLPDVLEGRIQPGCVFDRVIGIDEVPDGYRAMDKREAIKVMVKP from the coding sequence ATGCGTGCAACAATAATGTATTGTGCTGGCGACGTGCGGGTTGAAAACGTCCCCGACGCCACTATTGTGAATCCCACCGACGCGCTGGTGCGTGTCACTCGCGCCTGCATCTGCGGCAGCGATCTGTGGCCTTACAAGGATTTGGCCCCCACGGAAAAAGGCCGCCGCATGGGCCACGAGGCGGTCGGCGTCGTTGAAGCCGTTGGCAAACAGGTGCAGAAGGTCAAAAAAGGCGATTTCGTCATGATGCCATTTGCCTTCTCCGACGGCGAATGCGCGTTTTGCCATGAAGGCTTGCAAACATCTTGCGTTCATGGCGGATTTTTTGGCTTCAGTGAAGGAGTGGGCGGAGCGCAGGCTGAGGCAATTCGCATACCGTTTGCGGACGGCACGCTCTTCGTGCTGCCAGTCCGTGAGGATCACGCGCTGTTGGCTTCTCTGCTCACGCTCTCGGATGTAATGGGAACTGGCCATCATGCAGCCGTTGCGGCAAGAGTCGCTCCCGGCAAAAAAGTCGCAGTCGTCGGCGACGGCGCCGTCGGCTTGTGCGGTGTCATCGCTGCCAAACGCCTCGGCGCCGAACAAATTATTTTGCTTGGACGGCATCCGACTCGGATCGCGCTGGCAAAGGAATTCGGCGCAACGGACATCGTAAAGGAGCGGGGCGATGAAGCGATTGAGCAGGTTCGTAAGATCACTGGCGGCTTTGGTGCGCATTCCGTGCTCGAATCCGTCGGCACCGAACAATCCATGCTCACGGCTGTCAATATCGCGCGACCAGGTGGTGCGATCGGTCGCGTCGGAGTTCCTCATTATCCAAAGGCTCCTGCCTGGGAACCGACGTTCTATAAAAACATTACCATCAGCGGTGGCCCCGCGCCGGTCCGCGCCTATGTCCAGGAGCTGTTGCCCGATGTGCTTGAGGGTCGCATTCAGCCCGGCTGCGTCTTTGACCGCGTGATTGGCATCGACGAGGTGCCGGACGGCTACCGTGCCATGGACAAACGCGAAGCCATCAAAGTGATGGTGAAACCGTGA